In the genome of Montipora foliosa isolate CH-2021 chromosome 3, ASM3666993v2, whole genome shotgun sequence, one region contains:
- the LOC137997555 gene encoding ATP-binding cassette sub-family C member 4-like isoform X4 — translation MNLVSNDAQKIEKSLNSVGVMLLAPIEIAIHLLILWYLNGWKALVGVSFLIGLVAFQVLMARKAAKLRKRAATFTDQRLVIMNEIISGIRAVKMNAWEWNLRDIVRHLRRKEMALIRLKGFIVSMLLVLCFTTFPIATLVSVTTLILTGTHLSSFAIFTLLLCYTILGYLFCYNLAFTMLVASDGKVALDRIQTFLTEKVTKFEGIGENNTQNQNDSGNLAVQNCKSKKKKKMFVQLVSYRQRNDYLIRTQTCIGDSPSKMDLVTPGLFDTSTVFKEPYVSISKASCSWNQEIFNDTLTDITLTVRSGNLLGITGAVGSGKSSLLTAILGELPVPRGSISYNGKVAYVPQIPWAFSGSIRENILFGLAFNEERFQQVVHICELTKDLANFANGDLTEIGQRGVTLSGGQKVRVGLARAVYSDADIYLLDDPLSAVDTKVGRRLFESCILGHLSGRIRLLVTHQLQYLKDVDRILVMENGSISHQGEYYEILAQGAFRGVAGLPEQREDVPGLPETVRLHKINDNGIIKKELEGPSIPSIIAYNTSGIVQQQTPHLKLTEPVQDDKEIIDTQKDSSVSIVSGSKGSAEGKDNEAFGEKYSRALRADPQDKERVQQEFSEPFEDGTCVNANEFNEKGMNEKLMNENSDSFVGGQPDAYVNQAMVDDLDLPEQQNKDVGVGNVKHETILQTTCSLAASSMNDVLVADPEQRTLLDLKEDEETKSTGTVTLRMYWNYFKEGLPVSRIILLAVSQLFAQVCLLAPNWWLTRMAEMSHDQQMATNTHVIYGSLVAMALVVMTMSSFSFYYLLLKAAENLHSKMTVATIQAPVKFFDSTPAGRILNRFSKDIGCMDDVLPPLFLEALIFCLFSLSAIFVPAATNYWLFLALLPMIGILVYFARYYLKSSRELKRIEAIKCSPVYSHVAETINGLEIVHTSNMSKTFVDRLNRYQDENTQAFFMVLSSNRWLSVRLDLLASMFITTVAVAAILVSESPALVGLALTYALQTLDTTQYGVRSASEVENFMTSVERVISYTKIHSEPGYSSEDRPPESWPTDGSLTIEDLSLVYFEGGPCVLKDVNVRVFSKQKVAVVGRTGAGKSTLVSALFRMPDPVGKVIIDGVDIGSINLQEARRSMVVINQDPVLFAGTLKRNIDPLSKYSDQDLWTALEEVQLKKLVEDLPRQLEFKLKESGTNLSVGERQLVCLARALVQKSKIIIMDEATANVDFKTDRLIQEVIRDKFKDSTVLTIVHRLNTIMDYDRVLVLDGGRMVEFDKPEVLIRKGGLFAEMIRNQIQRGKA, via the exons ATGAACCTAGTCTCGAATGACGCACAAAAGATAGAGAAGTCTTTGAACAGTGTTGGCGTTATGTTGTTAGCGCCCATAGAAATTGCAATCCATCTGTTGATTTTGTGGTACTTGAATGGCTGGAAAGCCCTCGTTGGCGTTTCTTTTCTCATCGGTTTAGTCGCCTTTCAAGTTTTAATGGCAAGAAAAGCCGCAAAGCTGAGAAAGAGAGCGGCCACGTTTACAGACCAACGGCTCGTAATCATGAATGAAATCATCTCTGGAATACGAGCGGTGAAGATGAACGCTTGGGAGTGGAACTTAAGAGACATCGTCCGTCACCTCCGCAG GAAGGAGATGGCATTAATTCGTTTAAAAGGCTTCATTGTATCAATGTTACTTGTTCTGTGCTTCACAACGTTTCCTATCGCCACCCTGGTTTCAGTAACAACTCTGATTTTGACTGGAACTCACTTGTCATCATTTGCCATATTCACACTTCTTCTATGCTATACAATATTAGGATACCTATTTTGCTACAACTTGGCTTTCACTATGCTAGTTGCTTCGGATGGTAAAGTAGCACTTGATAGAATACAGACATTCCTGACGGAGAAAGTAACGAAGTTCGAAGGAATCGGAGAAAACAACACCCAAAATCAAAATGATAGCGGCAACCTTGCGGTACAGAATTgtaaaagtaaaaagaaaaagaaaatgtttgtccAGTTGGTGAGTTACAGACaaagaaatgactatttgatcAGAACACAAACTTGTATTGGTGACTCTCCATCGAAAATGGATCTGGTGACACCAGGATTATTTGACACTAGCACAGTCTTTAAAGAGCCTTATGTCTCAATTTCTAAAGCGTCCTGTTCTTGGAACCAAGAAATTTTCAATGACACATTGACTGACATTACTCTTACTGTTCGCAGTGGTAACCTGTTAGGGATAACAGGTGCAGTTGGAAGTGGAAAATCCTCCCTATTAACAGCTATTTTGGGAGAACTTCCCGTACCTAGAGGATCAATTTCATACAACGGAAAGGTAGCCTATGTTCCTCAAATACCTTGGGCATTTTCTGGCTCTATACGAGAGAACATCTTATTTGGATTGGCTTTTAACGAAGAGAGGTTCCAACAGGTTGTCCACATATGTGAGTTGACAAAAGACTTGGCAAACTTCGCAAATGGTGACCTCACGGAAATCGGGCAGCGAGGTGTTACCCTCAGTGGAGGTCAGAAAGTACGAGTGGGTTTGGCTCGCGCAGTTTATTCGGACGCTGATATTTACCTGCTTGATGATCCATTGAGTGCAGTTGATACTAAAGTAGGAAGACGACTTTTTGAGAGTTGCATACTAGGCCACTTATCGGGTCGTATTCGTTTGCTGGTCACACACCAGTTACAATATTTGAAAGATGTGGATCGCATCCTCGTGATGGAGAACGGTTCAATCAGTCACCAAGGGGAGTACTATGAAATTCTAGCCCAGGGGGCGTTTCGGGGAGTAGCAGGATTGCCTGAGCAACGTGAAGATGTACCTGGACTCCCAGAGACTGTCAGACTTCAcaagattaatgacaatgggATAATAAAGAAGGAGCTGGAAGGGCCCTCGATCCCCTCAATCATTGCATACAATACGTCTGGGATTGTTCAGCAACAAACCCCACATCTGAAATTGACTGAACCAGTCCAAGATGACAAAGAGATCATCGATACTCAGAAAGATTCTTCAGTCTCAATCGTCTCCGGCTCGAAAGGATCAGCAGAAGGTAAAGATAATGAGGCGTTTGGAGAAAAATATAGCAGAGCATTGAGAGCTGATCCGCAAGATAAGGAAAGAGTTCAACAGGAATTCTCTGAGCCCTTTGAGGATGGTACTTGTGTTAACGCTAACGAATTTAATGAAAAAGGGATGAACGAGAAGTTAATGAATGAAAATTCAGACTCGTTTGTCGGAGGACAGCCAGACGCTTATGTTAACCAAGCCATGGTAGATGATTTGGATCTTCCTGAACAGCAGAATAAAGACGTTGGTGTCGGAAATGTCAAACACGAAACGATTCTGCAGACTACTTGTTCCCTAGCAGCTTCAAGCATGAATGATGTGTTAGTGGCTGATCCTGAGCAACGAACACTCCTTGATTTAAAGGAAGACGAGGAAACCAAGAGTACGGGAACTGTGACCCTTAGAATGTACTGGAACTATTTTAAGGAAGGACTGCCCGTTTCCAGGATAATACTTCTTGCAGTTTCCCAATTGTTTGCACAAG TTTGCCTCTTAGCTCCAAATTGGTGGTTAACCAGAATGGCCGAGATGTCACATGACCAACAGATGGCGACGAACACTCATGTCATTTATGGTAGTTTAGTGGCGATGGCCCTTGTTGTCATGACAATGTCgtctttttccttttattaCCTCCTCCTCAAAGCGGCTGAAAACCTTCACAGTAAAATGACAGTGGCGACTATCCAGGCACCTGTAAAGTTTTTTGATTCGACTCCAGCTGGGCGTATCCTGAATCGGTTTTCCAAAGATATCGGTTGTATGGATGACGTATTGCCACCGTTATTTCTTGAAGCTCTTATATTCTGTCTCTTCTCGCTCAGCGCCATTTTTGTTCCTGCTGCAACAAACTACTGGCTCTTCTTGGCACTTCTCCCAATGATTGGAATACTTGTTTACTTCGCTCGTTATTATCTGAAGTCCTCCAGAGAGCTCAAGAGAATTGAAGCGATCAAATGCAGCCCTGTATATTCACACGTCGCGGAAACAATAAATGGCCTGGAAATAGTGCACACTTCAAACATGAGCAAGACGTTTGTGGACAGACTAAACAG GTATCAGGACGAGAACACACAAGCTTTTTTCATGGTGTTGTCTTCTAATCGTTGGTTAAGTGTACGCCTTGATCTGCTAGCTAGTATGTTTATCACGACTGTTGCCGTGGCTGCCATTTTGGTTTCGGAAAGTCCTG CCTTGGTGGGACTCGCTCTGACATACGCACTGCAAACACTGGACACCACTCAGTATGGTGTACGATCAGCATCAGAGGTGGAAAACTTCATGACGTCAGTCGAACGAGTAATATCGTATACTAAAATTCATTCTGAGCCCGGCTACAGCTCGGAGGACCGTCCCCCAGAGTCCTGGCCCACTGATGGAAGCCTTACCATAGAGGATCTTTCTTTGGTATATTTTGAAGGAGGACCTTGCGTCTTAAAGGATGTCAACGTACGTGTGTTTTCTAAGCAGAAGGTGGCAGTTGTGGGTCGCACAGGTGCTGGAAAGTCAACTCTGGTATCGGCGTTGTTTCGCATGCCAGATCCGGTGGGAAAG GTGATAATCGATGGCGTGGATATTGGATCTATCAATCTCCAAGAGGCCAGAAGGTCCATGGTTGTTATAAACCAGGATCCGGTACTTTTTGCAGGTACCTTAAAAAGGAACATAGATCCACTCTCAAAATATTCGGATCAAGACCTTTGGACCGCTCTGGAGGAGGTGCAGTTGAAGAAGCTTGTTGAGGATCTCCCAAGACAACTCGAATTCAAACTgaaagaatctggaacaaactTGAGCGTTGGTGAGAGGCAGCTGGTGTGCTTGGCTCGTGCGCTGGTGCAGAAGAGCAAGATCATCATCATGGATGAAGCCACCGCTAATGTGGATTTCAAGACTGATCGGCTGATACAGGAAGTCATTCGTGACAAATTTAAGGATTCGACGGTGCTGACCATTGTTCATCGGCTGAACACCATCATGGACTATGACAGGGTGCTGGTTCTTGACGGTGGACGAATGGTGGAGTTCGACAAACCTGAAGTGTTGATAAGGAAAGGTGGACTGTTTGCTGAAATGATCAGAAACCAGATACAAAGAGGGAAAGCCTAA